The window ACCCGAACCTTTCTAATGGAACTGTAACCTTAAAACCGTTTGGTTCCAATACAAAAGTTTCGGAGGTCTGGCGGGAGtcgttcgtgtaaaaacctgacttactcaatcCACGAATGTGATCATAGACCGACCCAGCGCGAACGATCACGTAAATACGagatatgaattttatttatttatttatgtacaaataattatattgacgtccgatgaaaatgctgcagtgcagtttgttccgccgcttcttctacacatgcgctttggaagcggtaatagttataattagatttaagttatgtgacgtcaataagtgataccttgtatccaattttgaaaataaatctattctattctatacacAGGAGCTTGTATCACAGTAATCGAGAATTAATACggttataagaaaatatttaggtaataAGAGGGCAGAAGTAATGATAAATGAACGTTGATGACTGTgtcatctatacttataataatattaagtaaatttaaatgtgcTGACTCCAATTTGCGTCATTTTCACCCTACTTAACATCTCCAACATCAATTTCAACAAATTAAGGCTAAGTTATTACTAAGGCTATTGAAATCTAGGCTATTTACCCAAGCACTAGACCTAGAAGACATTAAATTGCTATTAGCACTTAAATCGCCGCATTTGAGCTTGGCTGAAAGCCAAGTATTCCTTATCAAGgcctcatacatacatacataaaatcacacctctttcccggaggggtaggcagagactacctctttccacttgccacgatctctgcatcctcccttcgcttcatccacattcacaactctcttcatgcaaactcgacggtttcgggtactcttgacctgaccctttaccaagaTCAGGTCTCATAATTTCCCTTATTAATAACTAGGTTGTATAATGTGATTCTTCCGCATGGCTTTAGTccaggttgcatcctcacctctctgaagaAGAGCCCGAAGTACCTCttcgaccatggatcctatattgggtgagtcaggtttttaaacgaagcgactcccatctgacttccgcaacctttgcaggtaaacctaacccgtattggatccatggttacacaactatatgcctgaatatgcaggcTAACTTAAAAACGGGATCCCTTTCATtcgactaatttttttttgtcctatTTTAGTTTGGCATACTGAGTTACgcataaatttttttgtcataatagttttttggcataattgtttttggcatactatttcaataggcataaatatagtttagaataatttattttttgcgcaGAGCAGGTGAAGTGTAATGCGCTATAAGGCGAGTATTTCttaggtaggttaggttaggttatgcTAATAGTATCTAGGTATGCTTAAGAAATATGCCTAAAAAGTtatgccaaataatattatgcgtaACAATTACTAGGCTAAACAAAGGTAtgccatgtaaaattatgacacaaaattttatgctaataGATAGAGAACCCTTAAAAACCAGCAAAACTAGTCGTCTTCAGCCCCAATTGAATTGTCCCGGGGGAAGGCCCCGGGTCGCCCATGACTCCGACGCAGGTGTAAGAGGCAATTTCTTAGTGGAATTGTCGACGGGCCTCAGAGACCCTTTTAATACATACGTAACACTTCATTCCTTAAAGAGTTATAAAAGCCAAATGTCACTGGAAGGTTAAATGATATGATTGCTGCATCGATATtgcacagtgccgtgtggttcccggcagaaatacaaaaaagaatagaaccactctttccaatggatgtcgtaaaaggtgactaaggactaggtttacaaacttgggattatattttaggcgatgggctagcaacctgtcactatttgaatctcaattctatcattaagccaaatagctgaacgtggccgatcagtcttttcaagactgttggctctgtctacacatAAAAACGCCTACACATAATAACAACGTTTACATtatttgcggggtagacagaggcaacattcttgaaaagacaaataggccacgttcatctattaTGATAGAGTGGTCACATTATCAAAAGTCTAACTATATTACGACACAATCAAATACACAACCTTTTGTTGTGACtgatgtcatttattttaataccgcGTGCGAAagtattcaaataatttcattgTACGGCCTTAGGACAATAGTGAGAGCGTCGCGAGAAAGCTGAGTATTTGCTAATAGTTTTGATGTGTTGACGTCGACATTATGCAATTCATGCACTAGGCTGCATAATAATATAGTTATGCTATCCTAATAGCAACGGGAAGGCTTAGACGAACGTGTCTTGACCATATTAAGGACGatctggcaaagggtcaggtcaagagtacccgaaaccgccgagcttgcatgaagagagttgtgaatgtggatgaagtgaaggaagtatgcggagatcgtggcaagtggaaagattgtagtctctgcctacccttccgggaaaaaagcgtgatttaatgtatgtctGTAACTAAATAGCTCTGACCGATATGTTAACATATAAAGATTGTGCTACATTCAGCTATGTTTtaggcaccaatataaaaaagaataggactaccccatctctttcccatggatgtcttaaaaggcgactaaggaataaacttaagattcttcgtttagacgttgggctagcaacctgtctctattagaatttcaattattttatagtaaagtTATTATGTACTAATACACGGAAAATCTAAAATGAGTTAATTTTCATTACACAactcattatttttcttttaaccaATTGGCTTACAACCTCTCACATAATATgtataggttgctagcttgcttgcgacaggttgctagcccatcgcctaaaagaagaatcccaaatttataagcctatcccttagtcaccttttatgacatccatgggaacgagatggagtggtcctattctttttttttatgttggtgccgggaaccacacggcaactcaatatgtgtaatttgtcccttatatatttatttattatttatttttcctttttcagATTAAAACCTGCTGCGACCCGTGGCAATGCTCACAGGAGACCGGTGATTGCTGCACCATATCACTTACACCACTAAGATGGAGAAGGCCAAACCCACCGCGCCGCCCATCCGGGACGTGGACACTTACAGCTCCAAGTAAAgcagtttaatttaaactttatgtcTTGTAAGAGAAGTTCGACAAGTTGttcccgcgatttcgtccgcgtgaaatagttattttaggcatcattgaagccctcaaggatgaataattttccccgttttttttttttacatttcccattatttcttcgcacCTAATAGTTGAAgcttgatgttatatagcctaaagcattcctcgataaatgttctattcaacacaaattttttaattcgaacccgTAGTTCCTGAGGtgagcgcgttcaaacaaacaaactcttcagccttataatattagtatacgcgaaagtttaaactaacagtaaaataaacacagtgatataaaaaaaagataagacAACATGCCTGTGTTACTTAGCCCAAAAGCCTTACAATTGGATTCCTTTCGACCCAGCCTGTTATTAATTTGATACAATTTTCCGACACCACACAAATCCAATACTGAAGCTTTCCCCTTGTTAGCGGAAAAGCCGGCGAAAATATCTATTTACAATGGGTAGAAATAAATTGGAGGTAATATACAGATAATATAGTGCaatagataattatttcaaatctgTACCTTTGTACCTTTGATtcgtagtgccgtgtggttcccgacatttataagaaagaataggaccagacAATATAGTGCAATAGATAATTATGTCAAATCTGTTCTCTACCTTTGTACCTTCTTTGATtcgtagtgccgtgtggttcccggcatttataaaaaaagaataggaccactctatctcgtgcccatgtatgtaaaaggtgactaagggataggcttataattttaggattcatcttttaggcgataaactagcaacctgtccctatttgaatctcaattctttcattaagccaaacagctgaacgtggcctattagtatttttaagactgttggctctgtctaccccgcaaggaatatagatgtggttatacgtacgtatgtatgattttctataaaaataaacaagtattTTTAGTCGGCTTCTTTCAGGGCGCACGGAAGGGTTTTAGTTAGTAGGCTGtcggtaaaaaataatatgtacaaaatcaaaattaattttacgagGTATGATGcttaagacaaaaaaatacatacatacatacatatgatcacgtctatatcccttgcggggtagacagagccaacagtcttgaaaagactgaatagccacgttcagctatttggcttaatgatagaaccgagattcaaatagtgacaggttgctagcccatcgcctaaaagaggaatcctaagtttataagcctatcccttagtcgccttttacgacatccatgggaaagagatggagtggtcctattcttttttgttatagtgccgggaaccacacggcacagacaaaaaaaaaaaaaaaaaaatattttccaatatttGGTCTATTTTTACTGTGGTCAATATatattgtcattaattttcgCCATTAATGCCCCATCGGCGTCTGACCTGATTGatacattttattgaaacGGTCGGAGTTGCTCTTTGATTTATTTGCGTACCCAAAAAAGTGTAGGTAATTGCATTTCCTAAGCAAACAAAATAAGGCTGTAAAAAATGTCTAGTGACGAATTTGTCAAATTAGCGATATCAAATTTGATCgtcttttttttgtgttaaaggAACAGGTGGCCAAGGGTCAGGGGCGTAGCTACCGCCGTATCTGCCGTATCAATTATACGGGGCCCCCGAGCCACGGGGGCCCCAAAGTGTGtaaggaaaaagaaataaaaacttcctaatttatttaattttacaaatgacAAAATTCTATAAAgcaattactttttatcccgccTTAAGCGTGCGTTCAAAAGTTGGCAACACTCTACATCGTTATGGCGGGCTGCGGGACTTCCCcgttttacttacttacatctGCAACTCAGCGGGGAATCCctcaataataaaatcgatatcACGATGTACGTGTACGTCCATACTCTACATTTGATGTTAAACCACGGAGTGCAGTGCAGTGTTTATTTACGCGTTTTATGTAATTGTGCATTACCTACATTGTAATTCAGTACAAACAATATTGTTCTTCTGGTTTAACAATATTAGTAGCGATTTGTAAAAGAAATGAGTGAAAGGAAAAGAGATTATCCCAGCGGTGCtgagaaaagaaaaagtaaacgGAAAAGGGAAGaggttataaaaaaagtgcccaaaatttcttcattttttcaGAGACAAGATACTGTGAGTGATTTAGATTGGAAAGGTAAGTACTACCCAACCCATTTATTCGGGGTCCGTAGTGATTAACAAGGAAATCTTTTAATTTCGGTCTGTCAATCTGTCCGTCACAAAAAGTGGTCTCCCCCCCCTCGTTTTTCACAACTACTGGtccaaaaatctaaaaaagatATTGGAGACTCCTTACtaattaaacttttacatGAAATTGGTTTGGCAAAAATCTTAAAACGGAtaaggtttaaaaataaatgtcaaattgtaaaattagttGTTCGAAAAACCGAAGTAATTACTAATTTACACAAGTACTATTTTACACGACGCTAATGTGGATCTGCGTGGTTAGATACGCGTGGTtggtttattatttacctgtAGCGAAGGGTAAATTTTGTTTCTAGGGTGCctcgaaacaaaaaaaaaccgaaaCTAACTTATCTATAGGatcaatttgttttgttgtttgtcTATCAGTCTGTATCGTATCGTAAATTGCGTGTTGAGAAGATGTGCAGACTCGCTTTCGGGTTGTTCTCGTTTTGTATGGCCACTACACTACGCGCTGCGTTCAAATAGCACGCAGGTGTAATGTAACGCACGGACGGGCTGCAGGTGATTTTGTATCTACTAATACGAACACAATCCGCGTAAACACTAACTGTAACCCTtagtaaagttatttatttatatataactctTTTTAGTTTAGTACCAAAGcattcgtatttattttttaacgaatACTCGTTTATATTTAGATTCTTCTGAAGCACGTTCTGCGTCAAATATCCATTCGGAAATAGAAGAAAGTCAAGCACATACTTCATCGGATGTCCATCCAGAAATTGAAGAACACCAAGTCAACGATTCTGATATATTTGAGGattgtaatataatttcatcAGATAGAGGAAATTTCGGTGACAATTTATCTGAATGCGaacgaaaaataatttttaaattgggtCCATTTAAACCACAAGGACCATTTCCAAAAGATCCAGAAAGTAACCGACCTTTTTCGacctattattattcatatttcaatCAGGCAGGCATAAAACTTGTAAGACCATGGTTATGTTATTCTAACGTTTTAAACAAACCGTACTGTCACTTCTGTTGGTTATTAGCAGATCGTCAAAACAAATCGTACTCCTCTGCTTGGGTTAACGGTGTTTCGGTTAGAAGCAATTTTACGCAAACTATACTTGACCATGAAAAGTCACAGCAGCATATGAATGCCTCACTCTCTTATAATAATTGGTTGCAAAGAAATACCATCGATACTCTATTGCAAAGTGAAATCAATAGTAAAATTACATTCTGGAGAGATGTACTGAATcgtattattaatgttataattactTTAGCATCTTGTAATCTATCTTTGAGAGGGCATGATTCTGATTCTGGAAATTTTATGGCAATTTTACGTTTGCTATCTAACTATGATGCAACTTTAAAAGAACTTCTTCTAAAACCGAAAGgcgaaataaattatttaagccCTACGATTCAAAACGAAATTATTAGTTTGCTTGGTACCACCGTTAGGAACAATATTATctcagaaattaaaaaagctcCATTTCTGACAATAATTCTGGATACAACACAAGACTTGTCAAAAATTGACCAACTTTCTGTAGTTTTTCGATATATCTCGGTTACAGAAAATGATGATAATGTgcctaaagaaataaaaatctgtgAGTCCTTTTTAGGATTTATAGCAGTAACCGATTGCAGTGCTGCAGGTCTGAAAactgacattttaaatttgactaaAGAATATGGAATTGATTTGACTAAATGTAGAGGACAGGGTTACGATGGAGCAAATGTTATGTCGGGTGTTTATGGAGGATTACAAACCCTAATAAAAGAGCATGCTCCAAATGCCGATTATGTTCATTGTGCTGCGCACGctttaaacttagttttaaacgATGCTGCGAGACACGTTCGTGAAGTATCGACTTTTTTcgataatttagaaaaaatatatactttttttggcAATAGTATAAAACGCTGGGCTATGCTAAGTGACGATCcatctgaaaaatatttgattaccCTTAAAAAGGTATGTCCAACCAGATGGTCTTCTAGGAACGATGCTTTATTATcggtaaagaaaaattttttacttatcatGAAAACTTTGTAccaactaaatttaatttcaaataaaaaagatgaacGTGAAGaatgtaaaaacataattaatattttagagagttataatttcttagtgctcgttacatttttttcttcactatttgaaattattaatcctaTTTCTAAAGCTCTACAGCATGAAAATAATGACTTACAGAAatctagtattttattaagtaatctTTTAAATAGACTGTGCCAATTAAGAAATCAGATTTCATTTAATAGTTTGCTAAATGAGTCCAAAGATTTAGCAAAAGAGTGGGGGGTAACaactgtttttaaaaacagtaGGCGAAAGATAACGAAGCGTTTTTTTGATGAGTTATCACAAGATGAGAGAATTTCCGACCCGGAATCCTATTTCAAAGTCAATGTATACTATTGCTGTTtagatatattaatttctCAAACTAAAGAAAGATTTCAGAGCCTTTGCGACCTGAGTAGTATGTTCGAAATATTACAACCGGAGAAACTCCTATCTTCTTCAAACGAAGAAATATTAATCGCTTCCGAAAAACTGTCGGTTAAATACAGTAAAGACATCTCAGTTAATCTTTGTGACCAATTAAAGGCTCTAAAAACATGCTTA is drawn from Amyelois transitella isolate CPQ chromosome 6, ilAmyTran1.1, whole genome shotgun sequence and contains these coding sequences:
- the LOC132901733 gene encoding zinc finger MYM-type protein 1-like, coding for MSERKRDYPSGAEKRKSKRKREEVIKKVPKISSFFQRQDTVSDLDWKDSSEARSASNIHSEIEESQAHTSSDVHPEIEEHQVNDSDIFEDCNIISSDRGNFGDNLSECERKIIFKLGPFKPQGPFPKDPESNRPFSTYYYSYFNQAGIKLVRPWLCYSNVLNKPYCHFCWLLADRQNKSYSSAWVNGVSVRSNFTQTILDHEKSQQHMNASLSYNNWLQRNTIDTLLQSEINSKITFWRDVLNRIINVIITLASCNLSLRGHDSDSGNFMAILRLLSNYDATLKELLLKPKGEINYLSPTIQNEIISLLGTTVRNNIISEIKKAPFLTIILDTTQDLSKIDQLSVVFRYISVTENDDNVPKEIKICESFLGFIAVTDCSAAGLKTDILNLTKEYGIDLTKCRGQGYDGANVMSGVYGGLQTLIKEHAPNADYVHCAAHALNLVLNDAARHVREVSTFFDNLEKIYTFFGNSIKRWAMLSDDPSEKYLITLKKVCPTRWSSRNDALLSVKKNFLLIMKTLYQLNLISNKKDEREECKNIINILESYNFLVLVTFFSSLFEIINPISKALQHENNDLQKSSILLSNLLNRLCQLRNQISFNSLLNESKDLAKEWGVTTVFKNSRRKITKRFFDELSQDERISDPESYFKVNVYYCCLDILISQTKERFQSLCDLSSMFEILQPEKLLSSSNEEILIASEKLSVKYSKDISVNLCDQLKALKTCLKSEIQKIYSIKELIELLLLKFNSLASSFPEVITACFLFLTLPVTTATAERSFSKLKLIKNYLRTSMGQERLSDLSLLSIEVETLEKLKSSSAINDLINQFAEKKARRMNI